From Fulvivirga lutea:
TCTGATCATTGTATAACTGAATGAGTTCGACTTGTTTTTGAATTTCAAACCAGGTCATTTCGTAAGAGCTTACCAGTCGGTTAGATACCTCTTCTTTTTGCAGAGCATAAGATTCTTGCATAAGCACCGCTTCTTTTTTAGCGGCAGTGTACTTGGCTCTGAAAATGGGTAAGCTCAACGTAACCATAGGCATGAATACATCCTGGCCATTATCGGGCATGGACACATCCGATCGCTCTCCAACAATAACATAGTCTACCCCAACACCAAGCTTTGGCAAGCCCTGTTTGTGGGCAATTTTTTCCTGAGCCTCACTTGCCTGATACTTTAAATTAAGTTCTTCCAACAGCGGATTTGAAGTTAGTAATGAATCTTTTTGATAGTTAACACCTAAGTCTTGAACCGATAAAGAATCTGATACAATAACCTCTTCATCACTATTTCTATTGAGCAAACTATTAAACCTAGCCTTTAAAGGCATTTCTTTTTTCTCAAGTATCGAAAGGTTAGTCGTAGCATCTTTAAGCATAATATCTACTCTAAGAACATCTACCATAGACCCTTTTCCATTTTGGAATTTGGCAGTAGAAATATCTTTATAGGTGGATAGTATGGCAATGTTTTCTTTTTCAATGCCTTTAATCTGCTGAAGCTCATACAGCGGATAATAGGCAGCCGAAACACTGTAGTAAAGTTTGTTCCTCTCATCAATAAATTCCTGATACTTCGCTTCAGCCATTAGTGTAGAAGCATTTTTCTGAGCTTTAAGTGTTCCAAACCATGGAAACATCTGCGTTAAAGAAAACCGTGCTTTTTGAGGCCCAACTCTGGTTTCTACCGGAGAAATGAAATAGCCAAATGACAAACTAGGATCTGGTAGGCTGCTTACTTGCGTTACCTTCTGCATGGCTGCCTCAAAGTTTTTAAACTTAGCCTGTAACCCCGGATTGTTCTCCGCAGCTATTTTGTAGTAGTCATCTAACTTCTGAGCATTTGAAATACCCAATCTTAGTGTAATTGTTAAAAGTAAGGCAAGTGTTTTCATGATGCTGATTGATTAAGTTTTCTTTCCTCACGTATTGAATAAAGTACAGGCACAATAAAATAAGTAATCGCAGCCACCAACATGCCTCCAAAAGCTGGGATGGCCATTGGGATCATAATATCAGAACCTCTACCTGTTGACGTGAGAATTGGTAATAAGGCTATGATGGTAGTAGCTGAGGTCATAATCGCGGGCTTAATTCTGCGCTGGCCTGCTTCTACAATTGCTGCTCTAATTCCTTTTAAGTCGGTTGTTTTATTTTTATCGAAACTCTGATCGAGATAAGTGGCCATAAGTACTCCATCATCTGTGGCGATACCAAATAGGGCGATAAAACCGACCCAAACGGCCACACTCAAGTTAATGGTCTGCACCTGAAATAGATCTCTGAAATTGGTGTCGAACAACGAGAAATTTAATAACCACGATTGATCGTACAACCACAAGACTATAAATCCACCACTAAACGCCATGGCAATACCGGTGAATACCATCAGAGAAGTTGTTACCGATCGGAATTGGAAATACAAGATCAAAAACACGATACCAAGCACCACAGGGACTATTATCATCAGGCGTTTTTCTGCTCTCACCTGGTTCTCATAGCTTCCTGAGAATTTATAACTTACACCCGAAGGCACCTTCAACTGCCCTGATTCGATCATTGTTCGAATTCTTTCCTGAGCATCGTTCACAACCGTTATCTCAGAGTAGCCATCACGTTTATCGAACAGTACATAACCCACCAAAAATGTCTCTTCACTTTTAATGGCTTGAGGGCCTCTTACGTACTCAAAATCAATTAATTGTGATAATGGAATTTGCGCACCGGTAGGCGTAGGCATTAGTATTCTACCTAAAGCCTGTGGGTCATCCCTTAGCTCTCTTGGATAGCGAACCCGTATCGGGAAACGCTCTCTACCTTCCACAGTAGAGCTTATTTTCATACCACCAATAGCCGTTTCTATTGCTTGTTGTACATCTTCGATATTTAATCCGTAGCGGGCAATTTCTTCACGATTGATATTGAGGTGGATATATGGTTTGCCTACAATTCTATCTGCAAAAACGGCCTCTTTTTTTACGGAAGGAACTTGTTGTAAAATACTTTCCAGCTCCAGGCCAAATTGTTCGATAGTCTTTAAATCGGGTCCATAAACTTTGATACCCATGGGTGCTCGCATTCCTGTTTGCAGCATTACCAATCGTGTTTCGATAGGTTGCAGTTTTGGTGCGGAAGTAACGCCCGGAATTTTGGTCACCTTCACAATTTCCTCCCAGATATCATCCGGTGATTGAATGTGATCCCTCCAGTTTCGATAGTACTCACCATTCTCATCCGGAGTTAACTGATCGGCCTTAATGCCAAGAGCCAGACCTTCTTCATTGGTGATGGAATCATCTTTTCTGGTGATAAACTTTCCGTTATCATCTACTTTAAACCGTTGTCTGTGTCCTTTTTTGTTGAGGATATACTCTGGCTTATAGTTGATGATGTTTTCGTACATTGAAATTGGAGCTGGATCTAATGCTGATTCCACTCTACCAAGTTTTCCAACGGTTAAATCCACTTCAGGAATGTTGGTAAGCAGCATATCCAGTTGCCCTACAACTTTTCGGTTGAATTCAATACCGGAATGTGGCATAGAAGTAGGCATAAGCAGGAAACTTCCTTCATCGAGTGAAGGCATAAATTCCTTACCAATGCCGGGGAAAGTGTGGGCAAGGGTAGACCAGGCTTTTGTTGTAGCTACATTCACTCCAATCGCATTAAAACCCTTAGAAACAACCCCAAACACTTTGTTAAAGCCTAACCAAATCGTAGCTCCTGTAATAATGAGTACCGTTGGCAGGATCAAAAACTTGAATTTATTATTCAGGCACCAGTTTAAAACACGCTTATACTGATATTCTAAAAGTGAAAAGCCACCCAATATGGCACCTACCAACATGGTGACAAACAAGAAGTTAGTTAGCAAAGAGTGTGATGGACCCAATGGCAGCCAGTATTTGGCTAGTAACCAAACCACACCGATCAACACAATGATCAATTCCGCATAGTTATAAAGGAATTTTGCCCAACCGGGTAAGGCATCAACTTTAGTAGCCAAAAGCTGTTTTGTAAGCGCGATGCCACCAAAAAGAATCAATAAAACCCCCGCCCATAGTTGTCCGCTGATTAAGCCAGTAACACCAATTACGATAAGGGCATAAGGCCCATATTTTTTGAATAGCTTATTTTCTATTTTGAAGCCAAAGAACCAGTGGGCCAGGGTTGGCAGAATTAATAACGATACAATTAATGCGGCTATTAAAGCAAATGTTTTAGTGAATGCTAACGGCCCGAATAGTTTACCCTCCGCAGCTTCCATGGTAAAGACAGGAATAAAACTGACTATGGTTGTGGAAACGGCAGTAAGAATGGCAGTTGATACTTCCGAGGCGCCATTGTAAATAGTTGTAATTAGTTTCTGCTCTTTCGGTGCTTCATCCAGATGTTTAATGATATTCTCCGAAAGTATAATTCCCAGATCGACCATGGTGCCGATGGCAATGGCGATACCCGACAGTGCCACAATGTTGGCATCTATACCAAAGTATCGCATGGCAATGAAGACCATCAACACTGCTATTGGCAGCAGACAGGAAATCAGCAGAGAAGCTCTCAGGTTGTACACCATCACGATCACTACCAGAATGGTAATTAAAATCTCCAGTGATAAGGCTTCTTCAAGAGTGCCGAGTGTCTCATAAATCAACTCTGACCGATCGTAAAAAGGAACAATTGTTAGTTGACTCTCTCTGCCGTCAGCTAAAGTTCTTGTAGGTAAGCCAGGAGCAATTTCCTTAATCTTATCTTTAACATTGTTGATTACCTGCAAAGGATTCGCGCCATATCTGGCTACTACCACACCACCAACTACTTCGGCTCCATCTTTGTCCAAAAGTCCTCTGCGGGTGGCAGGCCCTAAGGAAACAACAGCCACATCTTTAATTCTAATTGGTACATTGTCCTGAACAGCCACCACTGCTTTTTCTATATCTTCTACCTTTTTTACATACCCTAAGCCACGCACCAGATATTCAGCCTGGTTAATTTCAATGGTTTTGGCGCCCACATCTCTATTAGACTTCTGCACAGCCTGCATGACCTTGTACAATGGAATATTATAGGCCTTCAAAGCATCGGGATTTACATCTACCTGATATTCTTTAATGAAACCCCCAATCGAAGCCACTTCAGAAACCCCCTCAGTGGCATTTAATCCATATTTGATGTAAAAATCCTGGACGGTTCTAATCTCGTGCAAGTCCCAACCACCTGTTGGATTGCCGTCTTTATCTCGCCCTTCAATAGTATACCAAAATACCTGTCCGAGGGCTGTAGCATCTGGACCGAGTGCAGGTTGCACACCATCAGGCAGTAACCCTGAAGGCAGTGAGTTGAGTTTTTCCAGAATTCTGGATCGTGACCAGTAGAATTCAACATCTTCTGAAAAAATGACATAAATGCTCGAAAACCCGAATATGGAAGAACTTCTGATGGACTTCACACCGGGTATACCTAATAAATAGGTGGTAAGCGGATAGGAGATTTGATCCTCAATATCCTGTGGCGAACGACCCGGCCATTGGGTAAATACAATCTGCTGATTCTCACCAATATCTGGAATGGCATCAACAGGAACCGGATCGGAGGGTAGAAAATCTACCTGCCAACCAAATGGAGCCGTTATTATTCCCCACAGCACAAAGCCCGAGAGAACGAGAACGGTCACCAGTTTATTTTCCAAAAAATATTTAATTAATCTGTTAAGCATAGTATTCAAAATAAAAATCGAACGTGTGTTCTAAAGAGCAGAATAGCTCTCGTCAACCCAATGGTTTTATCAGGTTGTTTTTGAATGAAAATGCCGGGCTATAAGCGGAATACTTGATGTAGGGTCAATATATCTTTATCGACCAGAGGTGGAGCGTCTCCTGAAATTGGTGTTTTTACATCAAGTGCGATGTAATTCGGAATTACTAGAAATTGCGGAACTGCTGGAGCTAGTTCGTTGATGAAATGCTGTACTTTAGATTTAAAACTATCTTCAGTATCCAAGTACTGAAATTTATTATCACAGCATTTTGCTTTGCTATAGTGTGTGGCAGAGTGCTCATCTTCATGGTGTTCTTCGTCCATGTTGGGCATTCCACAGTCGAGTTTCTCGTGCCCATAAATCAATTTAGATTCAACAGCATGGCCACCACAATAATGTGTAGTCATGGCAAAACCCAGCTGACTAATCAGCAAAACGAGGGAAAGCGATATGGAAATAATCTTTCTCAAAGCTGTACTAAGTTACGAAATACCTCAGTTAAATCGAACTTGGCGAGATTAGACATGTCAATGAATTATCTGTTGTCTGATGTTGGAGCCCAAAACTTGATAGTCTTCTTTAGATAAAATACCATTTACATATCTATCAGTAACTTCTTCATCTGTTACCTTAAGCATTTTGTTTTCGCCACTTATATCAACCGACCAATTTTTTATGGAATGGTCACCATCCAAATGCGGAGATAATTTATCGACACAGCCCATATAACGCATATCCATAGGTACTTGAATTGCTTTTCATCTTTCTAAACTGATTTCATTTACGATACAAATAACGACAGAAACCAGAGTAATCGTTTTACAAAATTCCGGGTATGATTTATAAGATTTTGTCAGAGCTTATCCAACTCGTTTCTATTACCTATCTCCAACTTTTTAAATTCTGAAGGGGTCATGCCGGTCTCCTTTTTAAACTGAGATGAAAGATGGGCTACACTGCTATAATTTAATTGATAAGAAATTTCAGATAGGTTTAACTCATCATAAATGATCAGTTCCTTTACTTTCTCAATCTTAAGCTTGAGAAGGTACTTTTCAACGGTAATGCCCTCTACTGATGAAAACAAGCGACTTAATGATGAATAGTCATGTTTTAACTTATCCGAAAGTAATGTGGAGAAATTTACCTTGGGCATTTGGCCTTTATGATGAATTTGGTCTACCAAAATGGACTTAATCTGAGTGATTAGTTTTGAGTTGTTATCTTTTAATAATTCAAACCCGCGAATGCTCAGAGCTTTGGATAGTTGATCCATTTGATTTGAAGAGAGCTCGGAAGGAACTATGGCCTCACCTAATGCTATACTTTGTATTGGAATATTCAGTTTACTAAATTCCTCGCTTACCGCTTCAATGCAGCGGTTGCATACCATGTTTTTGATATAGAGCGTTGACATACTTGAATATATCCATTTGGAATGAAATCAACTTAGAATTTTTATAAGAAGTTCCTATCACTAAACAATAAAGAAATCCTAGGAACGCATTAAACGGCATTTTCTTTGACTGGGGTGAGGGGTGTTGGTTGGGTGAGTGGAGTGATTACAAAATGATAGAATTTACGAAGCTGTCTCAAAAATACCTCATATTGCAGGGCTGAGCTTGTCGAAGTCCGTTTTGTGTAAATAAAATTGCATTAGTGTCAAAAATTTAAGTTTTGAGAAAGCTTCATTAGCACTATCCTACAAAATACATGTCCAATTCCCCTTTTCCCTTGGCAAAGATTTTTCCGCGAGCAATACAATTGAATTCGTTCTTTACCAGTTCAAAGGTGGATGAGGAGATATTAATTCTGCCAGATTCACCTGCAGATTCCATTCTGCTGGCAGTGTTTATCGTATCTCCAAAAAGGTCATAGGCAAACTTTTTTTTGCCTACCACACCGGCAACTACAGTTCCTGAATGTATACCAACCCGCATTTTCCATTGTAATTCATGGTTCTTATTCCTTTCCTCAAGGTAGGATAGCATCTTTTTTGCCGCTCTGATACAAATTACTGCATGATTTGTGGCCTCATCTTCAAGACCACATGCGGCCATATAGGCATCACCAATGGTTTCAATTTTTTCCATGCCGGTTTCCTCCATGATTTCATCAAATCGCCCGAAGATTTCATTCAGCTCATTCACTAAGGTGATTGCGGGAATGGTTGCCACTATTTCGGTAAAACCTTCAAAATCAGTGAATAGTATCGAAACATTCTCATGCCTTTTAGGAATGGTCTTACCATGTATTTTCAAGTCGTGTATGATCTTTTTAGGTAGAATATTATGTAGAAGGTCATCTGATTTTTTCTGTTCTGCCATTAATGAATCTTCGGATCGATCAATCAGCACTGACAAGCTCCAAATTAATGCGAGACAAATGAATGCCGTCATGCCCATATTCACAATCTGTGATAAATAGGGATCCATGCCCTCGTTGTGCGCATAGAATTCTGATTGAAAAACAACGGCAAAAATTAAAGTTAGGCAGGCCAATACACTGAAACCATGGGCAAGGGCTCTTGCCTTGCGCGGGAAAGTCATGTAGGGCAAGATGATGATCAAAAAACAAACTGTGGTAATCCCTGAACCGTATCCTGACAAGTAAAGAAATACGAGAACGGAAATGTATGCAGAGATGGCCAGCCAGACCGAAGCAGCTACCCGACTTCCTTTCTTGTTTAAAACCAATACCATCAGAAACATCAAGCCCAATACTCCATTCCATACAGCACTTGTTATTTCCGAAATGGATAGGGCAATGGACATCCATAACGTATTGAAAAGCACCCCCAGCATGGCGGCTATATTGGATACCTGTAAATACCTTTTCTTAGTTCCTAAGAAATTCTCCCTTACGCCAATATCAGCAACTCTTTGCAAAAGAGTTTTTTTTCGTGTCATCTTCGGCCGTTTAGTTATTCTGATTTTTTGAAGTTAACTGATTATTATTAGATATGGCTAAACGCGAAGGTATGGCACGGCTCTTCCTTTGACAGGGGGTGAGGTTTAGTTAGTTGAATGGGGTAAACAAATAGAATATTAATAAGACGAAATTCAAAATCGGGTTACTATTAGTCAATTTCTGACAGAAAGAGGCAATTATTAAATATAGCTTCCTTGAAAAAAAAATTATTCAGCAATTCCAAACTGTTAAGCTCCACGTGGGATTCATCAATCTCATGAATTATGTCAAAAGTATCCGAATCTCTATGGTAAGAAATTCGTAGTCCAGACTTTGCTAAACCACCAGCTAAAATGACATAAAAGTGCTGCATGTCATCATTTTTGGAAGCAAGTTCCTTTAAATGATTAAAGTTCCGTACTTTCATAATTGATATAATACTATGAAAAGTTTACCTAAAAGAGAAGATTTTTTCAAACCTGTGTTAAAAGCGATATATGAGCTAGGCGGTTCAGGAAGAAATGATGAAATAAATAATAAAGTAATTGAGCTGCTTCAATTACCTGCAGACCTTTTGGAAATTCAACATACTGAGACACAAACAAAATTTGAGTATGAGATGGCTTGGGTACGAACTATGTTGGAAAACCAAGGATATTTGGAAAATTCAGCAAGAGGAATTTGGGCAATTAAAACCGATCATAAGGTAGATCTGAATTTTTCTGTGAGCTTGAAAGAAGAAAAACAAATTGCGAATGAAATTTCTGAGCGTGAGAATTGGAAAGATGAACTAATTAAAACGATCACAGATGAATTATCACCTAATGCTTTTGAGAGATTAGTCAAAAGATTATTGAGAGAAAAAGGATTTATTCAGGTAGAGGTCACAGGCAGATCTGGTGATGGAGGTATAGATGGGCGAGGTGTTGCAACAATAAATGGTATTCTTAGCTTCCATATAATATTTCAGTGCAAACGCTATAAAGGAAAAGTGAGCTCAAAAGAGATCAGAGATTTTAGAGGAGCCATGGTCGGGCGAACTGATAAAGGATTATTTATTACGACAGGTCAATTCACAAGGGATGCTATTTTTGAGGCTTCTCGTGATGGAGCGCCAGCAATAGATTTAATGGATGGCGAAAAGTTAGCTGAGAAGCTTAAGGAACTAAGTCTTGGTGTTCATATTGAAATCAGAGAAAAAATAAGTATCGATAAAAATTGGTTTAGGAATTTTGAAAATGGTTGAAAAATAAATTCTTTTTGGAATACAGAAATGTTATCAATTTGATTTCAATAAATGACTTAGTTTCAAATGCCAAAACATTTCAATTCAATATTATTTCAGAAAAGGACGCATTTCTTAGAGGATTAGAAGCTAGTCAAGGTTGGGATAGATTTTTAGTTTTAAATAAGGAAGTAACATAATCATTTCTTTTGAAGTTCTCAGCCAAAAATACAAACCCATCCCACCAACCTAACCCAAGAATCCCATCTCACCACACCTACAAAATGATCATTTCAATAGACGAAATGATCATTGATTCAGAGTTTCTACTTTGCTTAGTTTTGATTTATTAACCATCTTTCATACATGTTTCGATTTGCCCTGACTATTTTTTGTTGTTCCGTCATTCAGTCTGGCTTTGCCCAAGAACTGGAAAAGCAAATTATCATAGATGGCATAACAGCTTCCTACTATTGCAAAACCCAGCAATTTAGTGAACTAGATAGCTATTTAGAGGACAAAGGCTACGTGTTAGATCACAAGCCCGGCACAAAAAAAGTGTTTAGACATCAGGACGATAGTAAAGGTGAAATTCTGTTGCTCATCATGGGTTATGAGTGGGTTGAAATCCTACATACTCAGGATGAAACCGGAGCTTTTAAAACTACCATGGATGAAATCTTAAAGAACAAGCCTTTTGTACGCATTGAAGACCAGTACGAATTGGCGCTTCCAGACCATGAGAATCCGGGTTTTAAAACTGTACTAACTTGGGAAGGGGAAAACAAATCCAACCTTACCTTTTCTCCTCCCGAAATCCAAAATGAAACCAAATCGTGGGATTTGTATTTTGAGGAGGTGTTTGCTGGAAGGCCTCGGTGAGAATAGGTTTCAATTTTCATCAGCCTGTTTAAAAGCCATAGATTTTAATTCCTGCTCTGTTTTTGATATGCCATACTTGGTGGCAATTTGTCGCCAATTTTTTACAGCCTCCTTTACTTCTTTAATTATTGCTAAAGCTTGATCCTTTGATATTCGGAAAAATGGGTATACCTCCAATGCAAGTTTGAGGTCTAGAGCATTATCAGTGTCTGAGATATTTAATTTGAGTCCATTACCTGACTCAACGGGATTGATATCATAGGCAGGAGACAGCAGCCAGCCTTTTTCTGATAGCATAAAGCCATGATTACGTAAATGGTCATCTACATTAGAAACGCAAATGCTGAATACGATTCTGCGCCATAATTGCTCGAGATCCTGATTAACATTTGAACCTCGGGTCATAATAAACTCCACTAATTCAAGGTAACTTACATTTGCCTTGTAATCGGCACCATCAGTATGACCTAATAGGGTCATGGCAGAAGCAAAATGCAAACGCCTCCCTCTTGTTGTACGATCAAACCTTTTTGTTAAAAATGTATGATGTTTACTGGAAAACTTAATTGCCTGGCTTTGCGCCATTGTTATTCCAGCTGCAAGTGCCAATTCATATGTTACTATCTCCCATCCGCCAATGTCCATATCATCTTTTTGACTTGGAAACTTAGCAATCCATAAGTGATTGTCTTGATCCAATACACTTGCTTTTGGTCGTGCACCACCTAATGAAGAGCCTGGAGCCACCAACATATTAAGCCATTTAATATATTCAGGATGATCAATTATATCATCATCTTCTAACTTCAAACTAATTTGTTCGAGTTCGCGGATTGAAGTCCAGGGGGGACTTGCTAAAATCTTATCATCGCTTAAAAATGGTTGGTTTGGATCAAGTTTAAATCGTAATGCACCCATGCGATGTTCATCATATACACCTAGTAAATAGTCAGTTTCAAACAAGGTTTTTTTGTTACGATTTTCAGCCCTGGCCAGTGCAGCTTCTTTACGCAGCATCAAAACCCGCCCCCATCGATCGGGTGAAGAATCTAGAAATAAGCCGAAATTCGTTTTCTCTTGATCATTCAGGTATTGAACCCCTGCGTAGAGCTTCAAGTCGGGATCGAGTAATTGAGTATGCCCAGATTTCAACCAATTTGAATCATACTCAAATGAAAATATCTCATTTCCGCGTAGTAAATCTGCATGTAATATACCCATAAGGCTTGGTTTATGTAACCCTTCCCAATCTGCGTATACATAAATATTTTTCCTCATCCGCTATTCTCTTTAGGAGCCCGTTCTTTTACTCTTAATTCCGCATCCTGCAGTTTTCTGCCCAATTCATCATCTTTTGCAATTAATGATAAGTCCTTTTCCAACCCAAGCACAATGAGTACCTGCAGATAGAGACCTATACTCACACTCTCTGATCCTTTTTCTATAGATAATAACGTAGGGCGACTGATATTTGCACGTTCTGAAACCTGCTCAGCACTAAATTTTCTTCTTAGCCTTGCCAGCTTAATATTCTCACCTAGTTCTGTTAGCAGTTTCTTATGTTTTGGTAATAATATTGGCTTTTCTCTTCCCATAACGTTAAATTGTATTTACAAATATAATATCTATTGTAAAAAGTATTTAACATTATACTTAAAAAATTTATACTCTTTTACCTATTAAACCTGAAGCCTTCAAGCATCCAACCACTCCTTAAACTTCTGTACCTTCTCCCGGCTGATTAAGATGTTATCATCGTCACTGTTTTTAAGGGTGACTTTTAAACGGCTATTACTGAAAGAAAATACCGAATCAATGGCGTTGTGGTGGGTGATGTATTTTCTGTTTAATCTAAAATAGACTGCCGGGTCTAAAAGCTCTTCTAACTGATCCAACGGATAATCAATGAGGTATTTTTTATTGTCTTTGGTTTTTAGAAACGTGGCTTTTTGGTCACTGTAAAAGTAGTCGATAGAGGCAATGTTGATACTTTGTATTTTCTCGCCAATCTTGACCATAAACCGCTGCTTATAGTCTTTTTTGGGTTGTGTAAGTATTTCCTGAAGCTTCTGTAAATCTATCTGATTTTTAGTGCCGTAATTCTTCTGAAACTTCTTTAGTGCAGCTTCTAAATCAGCCTGATCTATTGGTTTAAGCAGGTAATCGATACTGTTATGCTTGAAGGCTTTGATGGCATATTCATCATATGCCGTACAGAAAATAATGGGGCATTCCGTTTTTACCTGCTCGAGTATTTTAAAGCTCAAGCCATCGGCCAGTTGGATGTCTAAAAACAGCAGGTCTGGATCGGGGTTATTTTGAAACCATGCAATGCCACTTGAAATAGAATCCAGGCAATCCAGCACCTCAATGAACTCGTCAATTTCTGCTAGTTGCCGCTTTAACCGCTTTTGTGCCGGTAGTTCATCCTCTATTATCAGAACTTTCATAGGTCTTTGAGTAAGGGTACTTCTACAACAAAGGCATCATCCGATTTGATAACATTTAATTTGCTGCTGGTAAAATAGTTTAACTGTGATCGGATATTCTCCAAGCCAATGCCGGTTGAGTTTTCCCCTACATCTTTAGGCTGTAGATTATTCGAAATTGTAATTGAATCTTCCTTATCGAAGATTTTAATCTCTAAGGGTTGGTCTTTAGAAATAATGTTATGCTTGATGGCATTTTCAAGCAATAGCTGAAGTGTAAGTGGAGGTATTAATAGATTTTTGTGTTTAACATCCATACTCACTAATAAACTATCTCCAAATCGTAACTTTTGGAGTCCGATATAGCTTTCTAAAAACGACAACTCTTGACCTAAACTGACTAGCTCTTCCTTTTGTACTTCAAGCACATAGCGGTAAATCTTGGACAGCTTCTGAATAAACTCAGTGGCCTTATCCTGATCTTCATGAACAAGGTTACTCAGCGTATTAAAAGAATTGAATAGAAAATGCGGATTCAATTGATTTTTTAAGGACTGATATTGCCCTTCAAACTTATCTGCACGCATTTTTTCCGAAGCAATGGCAGCTGATCTCCACTCAAACAAAAAGGCCCTGCTGGTAAATATGAGTGTAATAAATAGTGAAATCAAAATGGCATAACGGGTGCGCCACATCAATGTTTGCCAGGGTAGGGTTTCAAAATTATGGTCATAAAAAGAAACCAAAATGAGGGTTGAAAATAGCAGGCTGACAATGAATGCAAATAATGATACGGCCGTAACTTCAACCAATAGCCTCTTAAGCGGGTTTTGAATCCAACTTATCCGCTGATCTGTTTTGTCTGTTATAAATGATATACCATAACTTAAGGTAAATGATATGAGAAAAGAATAAATGAACTCCGGCCATTTTGTGAAAAAAGCCGAAGTTCCGATTGTATCAAGATTGAAAGAAATGGTAATTACCAACGCGATTATCAAGTTTATTAAGATTAATAACCTTAGGTTTTTATAGTATTTCCAGCTTCTGGGTGCGTTAGAATTATATTCATCCATACTTAAAACCTAAAATAGCTCTTTTTTATTATTTACACTTAGAAAGCAATGCTTGAGCCTGACCAGCTCCCCAGGTAGGGTTAATACCTTCAGATGCTTCTGCCTCGAATAAGGCAAGACTGCCATTGGCCATTCCGCAAGCTTTTTCTGTGCCATTGCCAAAGAATTGGGCCATACCAAATTCCATTTGAGCCATTAAAACAAGCGCTCTTGGGTTTTCTGGGTTTTGCTGCATGGCCTGTCCGA
This genomic window contains:
- a CDS encoding HYC_CC_PP family protein, with the protein product MRKIISISLSLVLLISQLGFAMTTHYCGGHAVESKLIYGHEKLDCGMPNMDEEHHEDEHSATHYSKAKCCDNKFQYLDTEDSFKSKVQHFINELAPAVPQFLVIPNYIALDVKTPISGDAPPLVDKDILTLHQVFRL
- a CDS encoding helix-turn-helix domain-containing protein, whose product is MSTLYIKNMVCNRCIEAVSEEFSKLNIPIQSIALGEAIVPSELSSNQMDQLSKALSIRGFELLKDNNSKLITQIKSILVDQIHHKGQMPKVNFSTLLSDKLKHDYSSLSRLFSSVEGITVEKYLLKLKIEKVKELIIYDELNLSEISYQLNYSSVAHLSSQFKKETGMTPSEFKKLEIGNRNELDKL
- a CDS encoding TolC family protein, which encodes MKTLALLLTITLRLGISNAQKLDDYYKIAAENNPGLQAKFKNFEAAMQKVTQVSSLPDPSLSFGYFISPVETRVGPQKARFSLTQMFPWFGTLKAQKNASTLMAEAKYQEFIDERNKLYYSVSAAYYPLYELQQIKGIEKENIAILSTYKDISTAKFQNGKGSMVDVLRVDIMLKDATTNLSILEKKEMPLKARFNSLLNRNSDEEVIVSDSLSVQDLGVNYQKDSLLTSNPLLEELNLKYQASEAQEKIAHKQGLPKLGVGVDYVIVGERSDVSMPDNGQDVFMPMVTLSLPIFRAKYTAAKKEAVLMQESYALQKEEVSNRLVSSYEMTWFEIQKQVELIQLYNDQIETSQQSLNLLYSGYSNSGNDFDEVLSMQQQILKYQKLKASAVASYHIALAELEYITAKTK
- a CDS encoding efflux RND transporter permease subunit: MLNRLIKYFLENKLVTVLVLSGFVLWGIITAPFGWQVDFLPSDPVPVDAIPDIGENQQIVFTQWPGRSPQDIEDQISYPLTTYLLGIPGVKSIRSSSIFGFSSIYVIFSEDVEFYWSRSRILEKLNSLPSGLLPDGVQPALGPDATALGQVFWYTIEGRDKDGNPTGGWDLHEIRTVQDFYIKYGLNATEGVSEVASIGGFIKEYQVDVNPDALKAYNIPLYKVMQAVQKSNRDVGAKTIEINQAEYLVRGLGYVKKVEDIEKAVVAVQDNVPIRIKDVAVVSLGPATRRGLLDKDGAEVVGGVVVARYGANPLQVINNVKDKIKEIAPGLPTRTLADGRESQLTIVPFYDRSELIYETLGTLEEALSLEILITILVVIVMVYNLRASLLISCLLPIAVLMVFIAMRYFGIDANIVALSGIAIAIGTMVDLGIILSENIIKHLDEAPKEQKLITTIYNGASEVSTAILTAVSTTIVSFIPVFTMEAAEGKLFGPLAFTKTFALIAALIVSLLILPTLAHWFFGFKIENKLFKKYGPYALIVIGVTGLISGQLWAGVLLILFGGIALTKQLLATKVDALPGWAKFLYNYAELIIVLIGVVWLLAKYWLPLGPSHSLLTNFLFVTMLVGAILGGFSLLEYQYKRVLNWCLNNKFKFLILPTVLIITGATIWLGFNKVFGVVSKGFNAIGVNVATTKAWSTLAHTFPGIGKEFMPSLDEGSFLLMPTSMPHSGIEFNRKVVGQLDMLLTNIPEVDLTVGKLGRVESALDPAPISMYENIINYKPEYILNKKGHRQRFKVDDNGKFITRKDDSITNEEGLALGIKADQLTPDENGEYYRNWRDHIQSPDDIWEEIVKVTKIPGVTSAPKLQPIETRLVMLQTGMRAPMGIKVYGPDLKTIEQFGLELESILQQVPSVKKEAVFADRIVGKPYIHLNINREEIARYGLNIEDVQQAIETAIGGMKISSTVEGRERFPIRVRYPRELRDDPQALGRILMPTPTGAQIPLSQLIDFEYVRGPQAIKSEETFLVGYVLFDKRDGYSEITVVNDAQERIRTMIESGQLKVPSGVSYKFSGSYENQVRAEKRLMIIVPVVLGIVFLILYFQFRSVTTSLMVFTGIAMAFSGGFIVLWLYDQSWLLNFSLFDTNFRDLFQVQTINLSVAVWVGFIALFGIATDDGVLMATYLDQSFDKNKTTDLKGIRAAIVEAGQRRIKPAIMTSATTIIALLPILTSTGRGSDIMIPMAIPAFGGMLVAAITYFIVPVLYSIREERKLNQSAS